DNA from Lagenorhynchus albirostris chromosome 3, mLagAlb1.1, whole genome shotgun sequence:
TAGTGGTACAATTTATGAATGTCACATCAAGCATGCACAAAAATGGTATTATACATGGAGGAAGCAGTCAGAAAATATTGAATTAGATCTAAAAAGAGATGAagactttacatatatatacaaaaatcttGCAAATTATTGCCTCATTTTAACAAGGAATTAAAAGTAAACGTTACCAGCCAGTTAGCGCTCTCTAAGAGGCTAAAATCAGATTGGCgtttaaaaatccattaaactagctggaaattatttttctctcatatcATTTCTGGATTTTGGtcaaaaatctttatttaaataactAAAGTGTCCATTCAACTTGCTGATAATCAAAACTTCAGATAAGAAACACTGTTTCCATCTTATATCAAGATCCCAGCAATGCATAGATAAACTGAATATATTACTGCATCAGCTACTGAGAATGGGCATGTTCATTTAAGTGCAACTGGTATTAGCATTCAGTCATCTTTGtgtaaattattttatacagACCAGCCACTGTAAACCCAGagtaaaaattaaagttataacAATGGAAGATTATGGCCAGTATCTTACTAAATTATAGGtgtattcatttttaacaaaagaaattagGTTCAAAGTTTAGCACAACaccacagcaataagaagctgacaacttggaaaaaaatatctgaaagcaaCATAGAACCCAGGCTACCCATTATTTACTGTGTGCATACAGGAATGCTAGACTTTAGATGTATAAATTAGAGACTGACTTTTAAGTTATTAATTTAACTACTTTTCGTCCACTGTGCTAAACTAACTTTTATAGTAAATGTGCTAATGCGTAAACACTTCAAAGCAATCTTCATTAAAATGCTGCAAAGAAAAGAATACACATCATCCAAAACTAAGGATGTCATTGCAGTTCACAGTTTGTATAATAAATACCCTCCCTTTCCATCACTACTAAGGTAACTACATTCTATCTATTCATCAGCACAACCTTGAAGCGACTTATACTTACAAATATCAGCAATGTAGCCAAACATTTAAGTTTCTGCAAAGCAAGACAACTAGTAGAAACTGAAAAATTTAATTgacagtgcaaaaaaaaaaaaaagtaaaattctgtGTTTTAACTGAACTATAAAAGCAAAGCTTATCACATTCTAATACTGCATTACATATTGTCTGAATTCACCTTATAACTTAAAGATGCATGTCTATACAGCAAAAATGGCCTAAGTTTAAGACAATGGCTTCTCATTCACAAtgtttggaataaaaataaaactgagtttGAGATGCAACTGAACGtcaatcactttttaaaacttaaagtgGTAACGTACCATTCTATTTCAGATAGGAACTCACATTTTTCTTGCCAGTAACTGTTCAAGCTAAacagaaaagtttaaatataCTTCAAGGTTCTACTGCATTTTATGTCTAAAATCTAGAAATCCCTCCTAAATATTAACACTTTGAACTGCACCACTATAAAAAAAACCTAAGAGGTGTTCCAAAATGTAAACCAATGAGTGGCAACATCCTAGGCTTTGTAGACTGTGCCCTGCAAGTCAACTGCCTCAGGATAAACTAAATTATCAATGACTGGtatgatttttatgattacaATCTTGATAATGGTGGACAAAACCCCATCTAAATACCACACCTTCAAATGCCAAACTTTTAGCCAATAACTGAAGTTACACAGAAATCTTCCGGCAGTAAAATGACCAATTCTGTGTAAGGTAGCCCTGGTCTAGAATTCTGAAACAGGATCCAAGCAAGCGTCTTCATAATTTGCACGCAGTTCCTCGTGCTGGCTTCCATAAAGATGGACTTGCTGTTTTGTAAACTGAAGTGCTCTAGTTGAACAACATGAGagaagtttccatttttaaaaaaatccttgcatGTTTGTGCAGTTTAAAGAAACCTACCCCTGCTtttatttaattaagaaaataaaaccaaaaaatgcTACATTGAGCAGGGATCAGGATCGGTACCTGTAAACATTGTTATTCCACTGCATCCATTACGGCAAAAGGAATTTACATGAATAGAAGCCACTCCATTCAGTTCAGAACATCTGTGCTGGTTTTGAGCTGGTGGCCTCTGTCTACAGGTTTTAAAATTGGGAGTGAGGGCAGTGgggaacagaaaatagaaaaagaagggagtggggaagaggTACTGGGGATGAGGAAGAGATAAGCAGAGCTTAAAGCTGCACCACAGAGTTCAATCTTAGTCCCCAACTCTGCTGATCATAGTTCATTTCCACATTTAtggattgaaaatgaaaatactcttGATAAATCAAGATATAGTTCTATACATACTGACATCACTGATGTCATAGTGAAAAAAGTTCAAACTTCCAGTGAAAGACTAAGCAAACCTGATACTTTCCTGGTACTGGTACTGCACACCCACTGTTTCTGGGCCCCTCACTCACATCACTCAGAATGGAGGGCGGCATGCTGATGCAGAGCGTGGGCACTGATGAAACCATTGGTCTCGTTGGCAGACAGACTGCCAAAGTCAGCCACAGACACGGCCATTTTGGCACTGGTGATATGATGTGTGTGATTTTCAAAGTCCACACCCAAATTATTTGCAGAAACCTCATTCATAAAGGATTCAGGAACAGCAATGCCCATTTTCAATCTCTTTGCTGGTCTTTCTGACTCTTCACTGCACATGTTCATGGGGTTTAGCTCTGAGTGATAAAATCCAGTCTCAAATAAGTTAAAACAATCACTTTCCCCATTGCTGGGCAGGGTGAGTAACTCCTCTGTTCCAACAGGCACGTGATTGACTTGTCCACGGGGCGTGCTGCCCAGTGGAGGAAAGCTATCATCCAAACAACTCACATCCGCTGGATCGCAGACGGTCGCTACACTGCTGGTCAAAGCTAAAAAAAGAGACGGAAAATGGTTTAAGTAAGCGGTCTGACGTCATGCCACAAAGAGGATATAAGTTTGCCCCAAGCTATggtaaaaaatgcaaaaagatgCTCATGTTACCTGTCAAGTCACTGGCAGTGAAAGAGCTGAGAATGTTCAGCTGTTGATCAGGAACAGGCTCAGGTCGGTTAGATGTTAAGGCTGAAGGATTTACTGTCCCACCCAGAGCTTCTGTTTCGTCTACCAAACGATCCATATAGTCCCTAAAAAACACACCCCAATAATTTTATGACTGCATAtcacagttaaaaacaaaaatcccagaaGTCAATCCCACAGTACTTACGTAACTCCAGGGTGATGGTTATATCGTTTCTTTCCAAATCTTGTCTGTTGAGCAAAGTAATCATAACGTTCAGATTTCTTCCACATATAGTAGAATGCTACACATTCAGCAACTGTTCTAGTTCTCACCTAACAAAAAaagttgcattttttaaaatcaacatattctatgcattttttaataactattattttttacaacCCATAGGTCTTATTTTCTATCTTCCCAATTAAGAAATTCTGAACTTTTTATTAGTGAACTGCCGTTACATttacactatttaataatgagGCTGACTTCAAAAGCCCAaggctttttctttaaatcagaatgtaataataacaataaatgcgTATCcagaaattatctttttttacacctttaccaaaaatcttaaaacactGACATCCTTTACTTTTCTTCACTGAACTTTCACTGTGATTCTGACTGTAGCAGGGGTCCTTCTTAACCCTGAGGGATTCATGAATGAGCTTCGTTGGGATCTATTAATTCCCCAAATTTCATGCAGGTATACTTTTCTGGGGAGAAGGGTGCAGCTTCATCAGATTATCAAAGGGTTCCATGGCCCAAGAGATTAAGAACCATTTGCAAAGGGATCAGTACTCTACCGCATCTGGAATTTAAGATGATTGCCAGATAAAGGcagaattttttcctttaacatgcACTTGGCTCTTAGCGCCAACAGAGTTTggtaagaacaacaacaacaataaaatttgAGCCTCGTTCAACTTGGCTCCACATGCAGACTAGGGCTCTTCTAACTATATATAGGTAAAGGTATGAGTTCAGATGTACAGACAAAATTCTGTATCTTTACCCAATAAACACTTTCTCCCCTGCTTAATCAGTACCCAATAAGGACATTTCAGAATCTCTATCCTGATTAGTGAGCATGTTGTGATATAAGATCATAATATAGGAACAAGCTTTTTAAACCAAGAAATAAGGTATACCTTTCAATAAATACATCAGCCATAAATAAGTCTTCAAAAAGAATATAGGCTTCTTGGGAACAGAGACCTTTCCTGTCTTATTCACTGATGTATCTCTAGAGCTTAAAATAATATCTGGTAAATGATAAAgcttatttgtgaaataaatgaatatatttcataaattattgctaaactgagattttattttgacttaaaaGGGCAACTGTTTCATCTTTCAATAAATTAAACACTTAATCTCATCTGTGAGAAAACAATAGGTTTTCATACATACAAAAAAGCACTGAAgtattcaacatcatactggaagatCTAGCTAaatgcaataagaaaagaaataaaaggtatacagattgagaagaaagaaataaaactgtctgttcacagatgacataattgtctatatagaaaatcctaaagaagcaACAAAAAaccctcctggaactaataaatgattatagcaaggttgcaggacacaaggttaatatgcaaaagtcaactgctttcctatataccagcaatgagcaattgatatttgaaattaaaaacacaataccatctACATTAGcgccaaaatgaaatacttcgGTATATACCTAATAAAATACATGTAAGATCTAtatgagaaaatctacaaaattctgattaaagaaatcaaagaagatttaaataaattgagagatattccatgttcacagATAGGAAGACTGATTATTGTTAaggtgtcagttcttcccaacttgatttatagattcagtgaaatcccaattaaaattccagcaagttattttgtaaatactgacaaattaattctaaagtttatatgcaaaggcaaaagacccagaatagccaacacaatattgaaggagaagaacaaagtcggAGGATAGatactacccaacttcaagacttactattaAGCTATCGTAATTAagatagtgtggtactggtgaaaaaattaacaaatacgttaatggaacacaatagagagcccagaaacagactcacacgaatatagtcaactaatctttgacaaaggagcaaaggcaattcaatgaagGAAGGAtcatcttttcaacaaacagcGCTAGAACAAGTGGACATCTATATCCACCTTTCACaaaaactcaagatggattacaAGACCTAAAAGTACACTACAAAACTATAaaagctcctagaagataacacaggaaaAAACCTAGATGACATTGGGGATAGTGATGACTTTTTAGGAACAACAATACAAACacaatctatgaaagaaaaattgattaAGCTggactaattaaaattaaaaacgtctactctgcaaaagacactgttaagagaatgaaaagacaggccaaagactgggagaaaatattcaaaactcacacatatttttttggactgttatccaaaatatataaagaactcttgcaattcaacaataagaaaacaaaccacccaattaaaaaatgtgctAAAGACcctaacagacacctcaccaaagaagatatatagatggcgaataagcatatgaaaaaatgacccacatatgtcatcagggaaatgcaaattaaaacaagataccactacacattttagaatagccaaaatccaaaacaatgaCACCACCagatattggcaaggatgtggaacaacaggaactctctcatacattgctggtaggaatgcaaaatggcacagacactttggaagacagtctggcggtttcttacaaaactatcCATACttgcttaaagaaaaagaaaaaaaaaaaaacactgtaaagcaattatactccaataaagatgtttaaaaaaacccaaaaaaacaacaacaaaaaaatatccATACTATTACCATATCATCCAACAATCACACTTactggtatttacccaaaggagttaaaaacttatgtccaAAAAAACCCCTGCACACTGATGCTTACAGCTGCTTTACTCGTAACTGCCAAAACtggaaagcaaccaagatgtcctccaaatggtgaatggataaacaaattggtacatccatacaatggaatattattcagtgataaaaagaaatgagccacactaagactccatgctcccaatgcagggggcccaggttcggtccctggtcagggaactagatcctacctGCTGCAACTAgaagttcacatgctgcaactaaagatattgtgtgccgcaactaagaccaatatagccaaataaataaataaatttttttttaaaaaaaaaagcgagaGAAATGAGCCACaaaaaaacatggaggaaccttaaatgcatattactaagtcaAGAAGCCAATCTtcaaaggctacatactgtatgattccaattatatgacaagGGATTTTTTGatcagtgaaactattctgtatgatactacaataGTGGATAGGTGTCGTTATAACAACAGAGTGAACCTACTGTAAACTGTGAACACTAGGGGATAAAAACATGGCAAAGTAGATTTAccagttgtaacaaatgcaccactctggTTGGGGGGCTGGTGGGGGGAAGCCGTGTGTGGGTGGGAGCAGGAAGTACATGGGAACTCTCCATACTTTTTCCTCAATTCTgccgtgaacctaaaactgctctaaaaataaagtctattatttaaaagtgtgtgtATATTCTAACAGTTTGGGATAATTAAATCTCATTAAAATATGCtttgcttattctttctttttgtcctAAGGAACACAGGATTCTAAAATATTTAGGTGGATAGGTCAATATTCTATGcctactgctttttaaaaattttaagtttatttattatatttatttgtttttggctgcattgggtcttcgttgctgcacgcaggctttctctagttgtggtgagtgggggctactcttccttgcagtgcagagacttctcattgcggtggcttctcttgttgtggagcatgggctctaggtgcgcaggcttcagcagttgtggcacatgggctcagcagttgtggcatgcaagctccagagcgcaggctcagtagttgtggcgcacaggcttagttgctccgcggcatgtgggaccttcccagaccagggctcgaacccgtgtcccctgcgttggcaggcggattcttaaccactgcaccaccaggaaagccccacctATTGCTTTTTAAACTAGATTTTATATTTCAGAGCAGTTttgggtttacagaaaaattgatcaGAAAGTAACAGAAATGTTAATAGCAGGGGAGCATTAACAAGTTATAGCTTTTATTCCCTACCCAAGAGGCTCATAGATTAGTTGCTTATATTCATTGTAATTACTAAGCAATTTCTCTATACTAATTTGCCTAACTTACCTTATTCTTCTGTATAAGATGAAAATCTTTTCCAAAAAGCATGAGTGCATGTTCAAAGCTCCGGCATTCTTCTTCTGTCCATGCAGTCATTCCttctaaagaaattttaaaacaaaataaattggcCTCAAAActcttatatatataaatgactgATTTACTTTCAGTATGTTTTCCTAATAAAAAGGCTATAaacttctacacacacacacacacacacacacacacacacacacacacacagacaagtTCTTTATGTGGAGATTTTAGTTAGTAATCTTAACTAAAAAAATCTAGAATACCAAAATATAAACaactgggtttttttcctctgcatGATGAgacaagaattttatattttcttctataattcAAGcacattgtttttctaatttttttaagcaatgagcatttttttaattaggggaaaaaaaaggttattttctttatagaaaaaaaagccTTCCTTTGGTCTTATGTCAAAACCATAAGCTCTTTAATTAGAGACCATAAATAATGAACACATATTTATTCAGAGTCAGTTTGCAAAGTGCTATACTGTAGGAATATAAAGGGAATAAAAAACAGCCCATGCTCTCAAAAGACTAAATCCCATTCAACTTCCTGGCAGATGTCAATGTTGATGAATCAAATCTACTTGGGGCAGAGGAGACTTGAAGTGCCTCACAATGGGAACCAGGTCCCCAAAGCCATTAAGAGTAGCCCACCACGAAGGTGAAAACTTTGTTCAGAGTTTTGAGAGcttaaagtaattttttcaaagaagcagcttttacaCGGAAACATTTCAATAGACTATCTCACCTACAAGTTTAAATGCATTGTCTCCAGCTTCTATATTTTTCCAagtcatttatataatattagtaAGCATTATTTCACTCTATATATACTTAATGAAAGCTATGGTGCATGCAACTGATTTATATAATGacaaaaatactgaaattaaaCTTAACCATTTTCCTTGACACacacaaaccaaaacctaagcaCTGCAAAAATGTTATTACATGATTACTAAACATACACTTCTTGCAATAAATTGAATGGAATATAttatacatgtttcttttttttaatctttaatctccttttcatttcctgtctggtttaagaaaaagaaaaaacaacttttttcccccaatgaaatcataaaatcattCTTATTAATTACTTTGGATATATTGTCATCTCTGGGGTCTGCTTTGTTCTGGAGGTGACAGGGGGGTAACTAATTTGTATTTGAACAATCTCTGGTACGTCTAAAAATAGagggcaagaaaaggaaaaaattatttgctaTGAAGATAAAAATAGATCTTATACAAAAGTGTTATAGGATTGCTCCGTCCTTTATACTTTGCTTATTCTGATCCCCAAATGACCATCCCCTATCATTTCCCTCTCTTGATCCCAAGTGTTTCTTACCTTGAGAGGCCTTTCCGTTGCAGCAGTACCTTTCAATTGCTTCCTTTATATTATGGTTACACTTGAGAAGTTCGTATAATGCCTTagggcaagggaaaaaaaactattCAATAAAACTTACCAAAAgttcatacttaaaaaaaaaaactaaaaacaaacaaacaaacaaaaacaggtgtATTGTAAGAGTCCTGACAAATACTAGCTGAAGTGCTCTCTAATTTCAGGACATTTGAAGCGTATGTTTGCCCAGACATTTAATCTACGTAACTATCCTGTATATTGACTCTGGTATCCGAAGAGTTTGTTCATTCTGATTCTACCTCTCAGAAGTTATCTACCAGTAtcattcctcacttttttttttcattgccagGCCTTCTGAGCTGGGAGAATATCCCTATTTTAGATGATTATTTCTAGTCAGGAAAAGTCaagaattatggtcttctctctTGATAGCACCTTCTGCCTGCCTTTTAGAGTTTTAATAAAAGAGAATAGCAGCAGGTCTAGAATAGAAGGATGGATATTTTAGTGACTGGAGTTTATAGTTATTTCCATCTACTATGGaagatatcattttttaaaaattagaatttcttCCCATTAAACCTGTTTGGAattatgaatatactaaataGCAGCAGACAGAACTCAACTGAAAGTTAAATAATAATCCACCTTCCCAAGTACATTTCAAGAAAGGCAAGGATATTGGTAAACCTATTAATACATCAATAGGTTAATAATCAATACATTAATAATCAATCATTAAAAACAGCTGCTAAAAAAGCTTCAGATAAATCAGTacccatttctatttttaaaaagacaaaacctGTAACGGTTATAAGTAGATGGATACTACCTTACTATAAGAAAGACAGCCTGTATCAAACCAAGGCtggtattattctttttttaaaatttttggccacaccccgtggcatgtgggatcttagttccctcaccagggattgaacccgtgccccctgcattggcaggcggagtcttaaccactggactgccaaggaagtcccaaggctGGTACTATTCTTAATGTAAAAACCTTACATGTATTATCTTCCATCAAAAGCAGGCCTCAAACCACTGTAACTACCAGAAGTCTCTGAGAGTTATAGCTAATGCAGTAAAACATGTTCTAGGAATAAGAGATATAATAATGGTAAGGAAGGAACAAACGTATAATTCAGTAATGACTTTAAAACTAGAAAACCTAagagaaacaactgaaaaatCATTATACTAAATTAAATAGTTTCAGTagcttgagaaaaaaattttttaatttatatttctctaaatcaacatatacaaatacaaatataatagTGATCTCATTTACAACAGTGCTaaatactgtatttaaaaataatgaggaatTAATTAAATGCATGTGATActtaaaacaagtaaaaacatttgagtgattaaaaaaaaagtcaaatacatagagaatcaGAACATGTTCTTGAAgtaggttttatattttaaaggtactaattcttccaaaattaatttatagttttaatgGAATATCAATAGGAAAAGCCAATGGGATTTCTTTTTGACAGCTGACAAAACTACTTTGAAGTTCAGCTAGTTTGACTTCTCTGTGTTATTCGGAAATTCAAGTTTGAGTCCACCTATCTCTGGGCACTCATTAGCTGGGATTAGCTAGGCTGGAGATAGAGTGTAAAGGTATATGAGAGGGGCAAACAacatcagagagaaaaaaaccctaataGGCAATACTTCCACCCTTAACCCACACACCATCAGGAGCGTACTCCATCTACAAGCACACAGTATTTAACGAATGCTCCTAAAGCAaatttatacacttttttttgtttgtttgtttttgcggtacgcgggcctctctctgttgtggcctctcccgttgtggagcacagtctccggacgcgcgggctcagcggccaaggctcacgggcacagccgctccgcggcatgtgggatcttcctggaccggggcacgaacccgtgtcccctgcatcggcaggcggactctcaaccactgcgccaccagggaagccctatacactCTTAATAGACATGAACTTCAATCACATCCTGAATAAAGTTCAAGAATAATCCAAAAAATAACTTTAACATAAAATCTAAAAGTCCGACCACAGAGAATGTTTAAATAAACAATGGAACATACAGACATCAAGAATGAAGTATTAAAGAAATCTCAATGGCAAAGAAAATAAGACTAAGTAATTAAAAGGATATAACATGGTaggtaaagtaaaatatatgtgtgtgtatacagaaaAAAAGGCCAGAAGACATGAAACAATAGAATGGTTATCATTAGgtcttgggattttttttaaaccagtattttccaagttttaaaaatcagaaagagataGCCAGTTCATATGTAAGAAATATTTGaatcaaatataagaaaatcaaGAAGATACTATATTAGTTAGCTGCTGTTTCAACAAAAGGTGATGTATACCTGTTCATTGTCCCTTGTGTGCGTTCCTGCAGAAATTCTATCCATTATTTTTTCGTTTCCAGTTCTTAATGAGGTCTCAACAAGGTACTCCTTAACTTTGCTCTCCAAAACCACACCAGGACGCCAAAGTAATTGGTCTTCATTTTCATACACTGATAAAGAAAATCCcatcaacacattaaaaatagTGAACACACTTTAAGATGTATACAAAACTGTTTTTCCTCTTCCTATACAAGTAACTAACTTTGAGGACACCAGTAATTTGATTGTCTGGCAAGCTGAGTCTTTCATTAGTAAaggtttaaaacaattttttttttaactttattaaggTCCAAGTATTCCAGTCACTAGAGCAAGTAGCTGTTTTGGTGATTGGATTTACTAACAAGTTAGAAAGCTTTCTAGGCCTAGTAGTCTAATATAAAACCTGGTAGTGGTGTCTTACATTCTTCTAATGAGGGGGTAAAAATAACCTGTGTAAATTCTTTAATAAACTTATTACAATTTTCTCTTAAACTCCCTAAATGGCTCTATGAAAATGTCTACAGGTTAAAAATtgcaaacaaattaaaacaaacaaaaataaataacaatcaaAATATCTGCCAATACTGAAATACCTAGGAAAGATATAGTTTTCCTTTACTGATTTCTTCCCAaaaggtaaatttttattttaaaaagcaaaaaaataaaataaaataaaaaggaagcagactaattaaaaatggaaaacaatgatAAACAGTAAGATAAGTAAACTTTCCACCTCTTAGAGAAGCTGATATTTAGTAAGCGAAATGACACTAAAACaaactgtatattttattaaCGCAAACACTGTTGCCATACTGAAGGTTTCTACTTCACACAATAAAGTCATACAGATAGCCCAAGTATTTATCCCATTGCTTCCATTCTTCAATTGTAAAATAACTACTAAATATAGCGAATAAAAGTAATTTACTGAGAGCTCGCTATGCAGCAGAGACGGTGGTAAGTGCTTTACATTCACAACTGTATAAGGCAGGCATTTCTATTCCCAATGAGcaggaaagttaaaaataaagtgtgc
Protein-coding regions in this window:
- the MIER3 gene encoding mesoderm induction early response protein 3 — protein: MGGLELWFGGECPVESWLRSGAEDSPGIGATGPQEVDWMRRASFGSSSPVGSLSSEDHDFDPTAEMLVHDYDDERTLEEEEMMDEGKNFSSEIEDLEKEGNMPLEDLLAFYGYEPTIPAVANSSANSSPSELADELPDMTLDKEEIAKDLLSGDDEETQSSADDLTPSVTSHETSDFFPRPLRSNTTCDGDKESEVEDVETDSGNSPEDLRKEIMIGLQYQAEIPPYLGEYAGNEKVYENEDQLLWRPGVVLESKVKEYLVETSLRTGNEKIMDRISAGTHTRDNEQALYELLKCNHNIKEAIERYCCNGKASQEGMTAWTEEECRSFEHALMLFGKDFHLIQKNKVRTRTVAECVAFYYMWKKSERYDYFAQQTRFGKKRYNHHPGVTDYMDRLVDETEALGGTVNPSALTSNRPEPVPDQQLNILSSFTASDLTALTSSVATVCDPADVSCLDDSFPPLGSTPRGQVNHVPVGTEELLTLPSNGESDCFNLFETGFYHSELNPMNMCSEESERPAKRLKMGIAVPESFMNEVSANNLGVDFENHTHHITSAKMAVSVADFGSLSANETNGFISAHALHQHAALHSE